A window of the Pecten maximus chromosome 19, xPecMax1.1, whole genome shotgun sequence genome harbors these coding sequences:
- the LOC117317553 gene encoding glycerol-3-phosphate dehydrogenase, mitochondrial-like isoform X3, with protein sequence MEKLRLLVRKVPKTGVVVAGGVTYFLYSYMRKNSVRTDEGNLAADGVQQKYAWAPLPARAQLIESLKRDEFDVLVIGGGATGSGVAVDAVSRGLKTALVEKYDFGSGTSSRSTKLIHGGVRYLEKAVFNLDLEQYRMVKEALTERANLIDIAPHLAYPFPIMLPIYKYWQIPYFWLGIKAYDFVAGKQNLKSSYYLGRKKALEIFPMLKKDKLRGALVYYDGQHDDARMNVSLAITAVRLGGSVMNYVEVLEVLKTPDSEGKPVVSGARVRDRMTGEEWNVKAKCVINATGPYTDRIRTMANPEEKKICQPSQGVHVVLPDYYSPTSMGLLDPATSDGRIIFFLPWQKVTIAGTTDEACEVTDFPSPTEKEIQFILSEIRHYLDPDVEIRRGDVLSAWCGIRPLVSDPNKADTQSIARNHIIEVTPDNLITIAGGKWTTYRHMAEETVDRAIAVCNLEPKAKCRTKGLLLDGAHGYTPTFFIRLVQDFGLENDVAQHLASTYGDKAFKVAKLASLTGKRWPVVGKRLHEEFPYIEAEVRYAVKEYACRAIDVLARRTRLTFCNVHAAEEALPRIVEIMAEELKWDKKKQKDEIEHARTFLRREMGLDLGTGAKNVPINFTKDEINLYVKRFKTLDSDHKGYITVNDLRKYFKRIGERVTEDQLHDILNEVDLNKNAQVDLGEFLQLMSALKSGHVANSRFAQVTQMMQERDKISVERSGGGV encoded by the exons ATGGAGAAACTACGCCTGTTGGTTAGAAAAGTTCCAAAAACAGGGGTGGTCGTTGCAGGAGGAGTTACCTACTTTTTATACTCGTATATGAGAAAG AATTCAGTACGTACAGACGAAGGTAATTTAGCTGCAGATGGTGTCCAACAGAAATATGCCTGGGCACCATTACCGGCCCGGGCTCAGCTGATTGAGTCCCTCAAGAGGGATGAGTTTGATGTGTTAGTTATAGGGGGCGGAGCTACAGGGTCGGGTGTAGCTGTCGACGCCGTCAGCAGAG GTCTGAAAACGGCTTTGGTTGAGAAGTATGACTTTGGCTCTGGAACGAGCAGTAGATCTACAAAGCTTATCCATGGAGGAGTCCGCTACCTTGAGAAGGCCGTATTCAATCTAGATTTAGAACAG TATCGGATGGTGAAGGAGGCGCTGACAGAGAGAGCTAACTTAATAGATATTGCCCCACATCTGGCATACCCATTCCCGATCATGCTGCCAATATATAA ATACTGGCAAATTCCTTATTTCTGGCTTGGTATAAAAGCTTATGATTTTGTGGCTGGGAAACAGAATTTGAAATCCAGTTACTACCTCGGACGGAAGAAGGCACTTGAGATATTCCCGATGTTAAAAAAGGATAAACTACGTGGAGCATTGGTGTACTATGATG GCCAGCACGATGATGCCAGGATGAATGTCAGTTTAGCTATCACGGCTGTGAGACTTGGTGGCAGTGTAATGAATTATGTTGAGGTCCTAGAAGTTTTGAAAACTCCTGACAGTGAGGGCAAGCCGGTGGTCAGTGGTGCAAGAGTCCGGGACAGAATGACCG GTGAGGAATGGAATGTTAAGGCTAAGTGTGTAATCAATGCTACTGGACCATACACGGATCGTATCCGCACGATGGCCAACCCAGAGGAGAAAAAGATCTGCCAGCCAAGCCAGGGTGTACACGTGGTACTGCCCGACTACTACAG TCCAACCTCCATGGGTTTGCTTGATCCAGCCACTAGTGATGGCAGAATCATTTTTTTCCTTCCCTGGCAAAAAGTCACCATTGCAG GAACAACAGATGAGGCTTGCGAGGTGACAGACTTTCCATCTCCCACTGAGAAGGAGATACAGTTTATTCTCAGTGAAATCCGTCACTACCTGGACCCCGACGTGGAAA TTCGTCGCGGCGATGTGTTGTCGGCCTGGTGTGGCATCCGCCCCCTTGTATCTGACCCAAACAAGGCCGACACACAGTCTATAGCCAGGAACCACATCATAGAAGTAACTCCGGACAATCTCATTACCATAGCAG GAGGGAAATGGACAACATATCGTCACATGGCTGAGGAAACCGTAGACCGGGCAATAGCAGTGTGCAATCTAGAGCCAAAGGCAAAATGTCGTACAAAGGGCTTGCTGCTGGATGGGGCACATGGATACACGCCCACTTTCTTTATCAGACTGGTCCAGGACTTTGGCCTTGAGAATGAT GTTGCACAGCATCTAGCCAGCACATATGGAGATAAAGCGTTCAAGGTGGCCAAGCTTGCTTCCTTGACTGGCAAACGATGGCCAGTTGTGGGCAAACGTTTACACGAGGAATTTCCGTACATTGAGGCAGAG GTCCGTTATGCTGTGAAGGAATATGCTTGTCGAGCCATAGATGTCCTTGCACGCCGTACTCGCCTGACATTTTGTAATGTCCATGCTGCGGAGGAAGCGTTGCCAAGAATTGTTGAAATCATGGCAGAGGAATTAAAATGGGACAAGAAAAAACAGAAG GATGAAATAGAACATGCACGAACCTTCCTGAGAAGAGAGATGGGTCTTGACCTGGGAACTGGAGCCAAAAATGTGCCTATTAATTTCACCAAGGATGAAATCAACTTATATGTGAAGCGCTTCAAGACTTTAGATAGTGACCATAAGGGTTACATCACTGTCAATGACCTTCGCAAATATTTCAAG